In Plasmodium sp. gorilla clade G2 genome assembly, contig: PADLG01_00_79, whole genome shotgun sequence, a single window of DNA contains:
- a CDS encoding ribosome-recycling factor, putative, whose translation MYGGNKVSKFLPLVDIHLLGNKNHLLFFCGRLNFGSKKQKEKVDKETKKLRKFLKISNIKNNEEDEKYERDINDMDMKKKMKGISGMTQIDYKIYDIKMEEINKNFENKIKKIFDTCLQIDFFNNISILKDKKNIKLCDVAQVVIKSSNLIYFYPYTISDIQKIIHNLKLKDNTWNPTVSNDGQYVILQIQPLSEDVKMKKKKEAKDLFEKSKNDIRNVRYKIRDDIIKNIEGDQWKIVERNKLDNYIKDKIKIIEKVYEQCVKNY comes from the coding sequence atGTACGGTGGGAATAAAGTGAGTAAATTTCTCCCACTGGTGGATATTCACCTGCTTGGTAATAAAAACCATTTGTTGTTTTTTTGTGGGAGATTGAATTTTGGAAGTAAAAAACAGAAAGAAAAGGTTGATAAGGAAACTAAAAAGCTTCGTaagtttttaaaaatatccaatataaaaaataatgaagaagatgaaaaatatgaaagagATATAAACGATATGgatatgaaaaagaagatGAAAGGAATTAGTGGAATGACACAAAttgattataaaatatatgatataaaaatggaagaaattaataaaaattttgaaaataaaatcaagAAAATATTTGATACATGTTTACAAAtagatttttttaataatatctcTATTTTGAaagataagaaaaatataaaattatgtgATGTAGCACAAGTAGTAATAAAATCATCTAATTTAATTTACTTTTATCCTTATACAATTAGtgatatacaaaaaattattcataatttAAAACTTAAAGATAATACTTGGAATCCCACAGTGTCAAATGATGGACAATATGTTATTTTACAAATTCAACCTTTATCAGAAGAtgttaaaatgaaaaaaaaaaaagaagcaaAAGATCTTTttgaaaaaagtaaaaatgatattagaAATGTCAGATATAAAATAAGggatgatataataaaaaatattgaaggAGATCAATGGAAAATTGTGGAAAGGAATAAGTTAGATAATTATAtcaaagataaaataaagataattgAGAAGGTGTATGAACAGTgtgtaaaaaattattaa